One genomic window of Dasypus novemcinctus isolate mDasNov1 chromosome 31, mDasNov1.1.hap2, whole genome shotgun sequence includes the following:
- the LOC139437962 gene encoding zinc finger protein 596-like: MPAKVFAMQSHELVTLKDVAVDFTQEEWDLLDTTQRKLFREVMLENISNLVSVGYQVCKRDVLSQLEQEEVSREGVVVPQYQNPGRKCAFKTWEMIEMVFSKPTCRKDTSKIMSLHRSHTQKNSFKCISLQEDSSFTSIVNQYVLIHLTKKSYFRKAPPAVLSDYSNFKQHKHFHHTSKSYECYQNDKNCIQCSELTQYNVTLIGEKTHECHLGGKAFTTSSSLKLHERCHTGEKQQECDLCGKAFIQSSSLKKHERTHTGEKPHECLLCGKAFIQRSNLQQHERTHTREKPHDCHLCRKAFIQLSNLKQHERTHTGEKPHECLLCGKAFIQRSNLQQHERTHTREKPHECHLCGKGFLQLSNLKQHERTHTGEKPHKCHLCGKAFIQSSSLKDHERTHSGEKPHKCHLCGKAFIRLSHLKQHEITHTGEKPHECHLCGKAFIQSHSLKQHERTHTGEKPHKCHLCGKAFIQSSSLKQHERTHIGEKPHKCHLCGKAFTQLSNLKRHERTSHWRETP; this comes from the exons ATGCCTGCTAAGGTTTTTGCAATGCAATCACAT gAGTTAGTGACCTTGAAGGATGTGGCTgtagacttcacccaggaagagtgggaccTGTTAGACACAACCCAGAGAAAGctgttcagagaagtgatgctggagaatatcagtAACCTGGTCTCAGTAG GATATCAAGTCTGCAAAAGAGATGTGCTTTCCCAGTTGGAACAGGAAGAAGTGTCGAGAGAAGGAGTAGTTGTTCCTCAATACCAGAATCCAG GGAGGAAATGTGCctttaaaacatgggaaatgatagaaatggtATTCAGTAAACCTACCTGTAGGAAAGACACTTCTAAAATCATGTCATTG CACAGAtctcacacccagaagaattcctttaaatgtatttctttgcAAGAAGATTCTTCTTTCACATCCATAGTGAATCAATATGTATTGATTCACTTAacaaagaaatcctatttcaggAAAGCACCTCCAGCAGTCCTCAGTGACTATTCAAATTTTAAACAACATAAGCATTTTCACcatacaagtaaatcatatgaatgctaccaaaatgataaaaattgtatccAATGCTCTGAACTCACACAATACAATGTAACTCTCATTGGAGAGAAaacccatgaatgtcatctaggtgggaaagccttcactacatcctcttcccttaaacTGCATGAGCgatgtcacactggagaaaaacagCAAGAATGtgatctttgtgggaaagccttcattcaatcTTCTTCCctcaaaaaacatgaaagaactcacactggagagaaaccccatgaatgtcttctatgtgggaaagctttcattcaaCGTAGCAATCttcaacaacatgagagaactcatactAGAGAGAAACCCCATGATTGTCATCTTTGcaggaaagccttcattcaactaTCTAacctaaaacaacatgaaagaactcacactggagagaaaccccatgaatgtcttctatgtgggaaagctttcattcaaCGTAGCAATCttcaacaacatgagagaactcatactagagagaaaccccatgaatgtcatctttgtggaaaAGGCTTCCTTCAACTATCTAACctgaaacaacatgaaagaactcacactggagagaaaccccataaatgtcatctttgtgggaaagccttcattcaatcATCTTCCCTCAAAGATCATGAAAGAACTCactctggagagaaaccccataaatgtcatctttgtggaaaagccttcattcGACTTTCTCacctaaaacaacatgaaataactcacactggagagaaaccacatgaatgtcatctttgtgggaaagccttcattcaatcACATTCCctcaaacaacatgaaagaactcacactggagagaaacctcataaatgtcatctttgtgggaaagccttcattcaatcATCTTCCctcaaacaacatgaaagaactcacattggagagaaaccccataaatgccatctttgtgggaaagccttcactcaacTATCTAACCTAAAACGACATGAAAGAAcatcacactggagagaaaccccgtAA